The genomic interval CTACTATACGCCGTTTCTCTCGCCGACGGCGAACCGCACGTTTTCCCCGCGCGAGCTGCGCGAGATCGAGCCTGCGCACAACGCGGGTATCCGTGTCGTGCCGCAGCTCATGGGCCACTGCGCCGAGGACTTTCTCTGGATGGCGGGGCAGCTCGCTGATATGGGCTACGACGAGGTGAACTTCAACCTCGGCTGCCCGTCGAACACCGTCACGGTGAAGAAAAAGGGCGCAGGTCTGCTCACGGAGCCGGATCTGCTGCGGCGGTTTTTCGACGCCGTGTTTGCCGCCTGTCCGCTGCCGGTGTCGGTCAAGACGCGGCTCGGCAAGACGACGGCGGAGACATTCCCCGCGCTGCTGGAGCTGTATAATGACTACCCGATCTGCGAGCTGATCGTGCACCCGCGCGTGCAGGCCGACCAGTATCACGGCCACCCGGATCTCGACATGTTTGCCTACGCGCTCGCGCACAGCCGCGCCCCGGTGTGCTACAACGGCGATTTGTTCGACGCTCCGGCCGTGCGCGCGTTTCAGGCGCGCTTTCCGACGGTGGAGCGCATCATGCTCGGCCGCGGGCTGGCCGCCAACCCCGGCCTTATCGGCCAGCTGCGCACGGGTGTCGAGCCGACGGCGGCGCAGTTTCAGGCGTTTCATGACCGGCTCTATGCGGCCACGAGCGCGCGCATTCCCGACCGGCGCGCGCTGCTGTTTCGCATGAAGGAGGCGTGGCGCTATCTCGGCTGCAGCTTCGCGGATGCCGAGCGGCCGCTGCGCCGCATCCGCAAGGCGCAGGACATGATAGAGTACGAGAGCGCGGTGCGCCAGCTTTTCGCGTCCTGCCCGGTGCGGGAGAATGCGGGCTATTTTGTCTGAAGATGCAGATATCCCCGGCAGCCATGCTGCCGGGGATATGTTTTTGTGTTCAGTTCTGGCTGTACCAGTCGCCGCCCGGCTGCGGGCCAGGGTTCGGCTGCCAGCCGTTGGGGGCACGGTCGCCCATGCTGCGCGGCAGGCTGCGGTAGAACGCGGCGCGCGACACGGTCATATACGGCGTGAGCCAGAGATAGCCGATGCCGGCGGTCAGCGTGGCCAGCAGCGCCCAGCCGATAAAGCTCAGGTCAAGGCAGAACAGGTCGCCCTTGCGCCCGTCCATGAGCGCCTTGGAGCGCTCGATGGCCTCCGTGGCCTGCATGCCCGGATTTTCGGCCATGATGTACGTCGCCATGGAGTAGCGGTAGGCGGCGACGATGCCGGGAATGACAAACAGCAGCGACCATGCGATCACCTTGAGCGTGATGAGCAGGTTGAGCACGAAGGCGTTGCCGAAGATGTCAAAGCCGGAAAACAGATCCTCAAACTGTGCCTGCTCGCCGTCGACCAGCTTCAGGCAGAAGCGGTTGTGGCCGATGGAGACGCTGCCGCCGATGACGAACTGCACCAGCGAGATCACCCCGGACACGGGGAGAAACACCTGCAGCGCGTGGCGCAGGGCCTCGGGATAGTACTGCGTCAGGTCGTCCCCGTTGATGGTGAGGCTAAATGACGGGGTGAAGCTGCTGCTCGTCCCGCCGAGGATGCTCGCCAGCAGCGT from Clostridiales bacterium carries:
- a CDS encoding DUF975 family protein codes for the protein MYSASDYRGMARRALKNYWWLAVGVTLLASILGGTSSSFTPSFSLTINGDDLTQYYPEALRHALQVFLPVSGVISLVQFVIGGSVSIGHNRFCLKLVDGEQAQFEDLFSGFDIFGNAFVLNLLITLKVIAWSLLFVIPGIVAAYRYSMATYIMAENPGMQATEAIERSKALMDGRKGDLFCLDLSFIGWALLATLTAGIGYLWLTPYMTVSRAAFYRSLPRSMGDRAPNGWQPNPGPQPGGDWYSQN
- a CDS encoding tRNA-dihydrouridine synthase family protein, giving the protein MQYLCAPMEGVTGDLFRQAQRQTFPAADSYYTPFLSPTANRTFSPRELREIEPAHNAGIRVVPQLMGHCAEDFLWMAGQLADMGYDEVNFNLGCPSNTVTVKKKGAGLLTEPDLLRRFFDAVFAACPLPVSVKTRLGKTTAETFPALLELYNDYPICELIVHPRVQADQYHGHPDLDMFAYALAHSRAPVCYNGDLFDAPAVRAFQARFPTVERIMLGRGLAANPGLIGQLRTGVEPTAAQFQAFHDRLYAATSARIPDRRALLFRMKEAWRYLGCSFADAERPLRRIRKAQDMIEYESAVRQLFASCPVRENAGYFV